From Variovorax sp. J2L1-78, the proteins below share one genomic window:
- a CDS encoding beta strand repeat-containing protein, translated as MSPTLPTPRTGFRPRASWAGAAALTLGFLFGSSSVFAAAPPANTVIGNQASASYSDAGGNTQLATSNLVQTTVQQVGSFTLDAFGTVTTTVVNTKIGAAGSIVYAPHVLTNTGNGSDTFTLAVAEDATTRFSKIEVYADANGDGLPDGTTPLCSVVPSATCNVPAQTVPGSNGTFQFVVAYSIPGTATTPTAPYALATVTATAGTPALYAPANLVAADKDQVNLTTFAAFNATKSIGIPAVAGPGGAAWPTATTGGPRSSSGACATTWSAGLASSATCQYTVYTLTFNNTGGGAGKFALSDTLPSGMTYVAGSAVWSSAPGTALGDGVDGDPTGIDFAASGNTLNAVVASLGQNVTQTISFVVLVNNTAAIGTSTTTNTAKYNPTDSPAATSTAIGTVGSSTNPAAYTVTASYGLAVGTTPSTAATAVDTVPGTPNGTPADLTTQPSVVAGGSVKFGQTVFNTGNAPDTVNLTIANGSFPAGTSFLFFAADGVTPLLDTTGDGVPDTGPIAAGGSVAIVVQANVPASAVVGSGPFAAVVTGRSSGDTSKLDATRDVVTVVIGSLVDLTNSAAGTGSGAVAGGDLGPGPSPLPTTTNTTAAGTGTIFTLFVKNNDTAANGYSLAASQSTSFPGTLPSGWTVKFVAAGSTCTGAALTSVSVAAGAQQQVDACVTPPATQTPVTAQKIYFQVQSTAVASTGVLVTDTKLDAVTVVAAATLSATLTPNNVGQVAPGGTVVYAHTLTNTGNQSCGAYTLTATVPAADATLGWTTSIYLDVNGDGQIDAGDTLVTGPLAGPLAVGGAQKLLVRVFAPGGASAGATDLTTVTATFTDPAANCGTPTATDLSTVITGQIRVLKTQAADLTCDGTADGGVFAATPLSLKPGQCIVYQVKATNEGTSPVTNIAINDAVPAYTSLTGATQPANQCVATGVTGTALAYAQSATAVSCGSTGNTVSPSGSATLTFAVRINN; from the coding sequence GTGAGTCCCACCCTGCCAACCCCACGCACCGGCTTCAGGCCGCGTGCTTCGTGGGCCGGCGCCGCCGCATTGACGCTGGGCTTCCTGTTCGGAAGCTCGTCCGTCTTCGCGGCCGCACCGCCCGCCAATACCGTCATCGGGAACCAGGCCTCGGCCTCCTACTCGGATGCCGGCGGCAATACGCAGCTGGCCACCTCGAACCTGGTGCAGACCACGGTCCAGCAGGTCGGCTCCTTCACGCTCGATGCATTCGGCACGGTCACGACCACGGTCGTCAACACGAAGATCGGCGCCGCCGGCTCCATCGTCTACGCGCCGCACGTGCTGACCAACACCGGCAACGGCTCGGACACCTTCACGCTCGCGGTCGCCGAAGACGCCACCACGCGCTTCTCGAAGATCGAGGTCTACGCCGATGCCAACGGCGACGGCCTGCCGGACGGCACCACGCCGCTGTGCTCGGTCGTGCCCTCGGCCACCTGCAATGTGCCGGCGCAGACCGTGCCGGGCAGCAACGGAACCTTCCAGTTCGTCGTCGCGTATTCGATCCCCGGCACGGCCACCACGCCGACCGCCCCGTATGCGCTCGCGACCGTGACAGCCACCGCCGGCACACCGGCCCTGTACGCCCCGGCAAATCTCGTCGCCGCGGACAAGGACCAGGTCAACCTGACCACGTTCGCCGCCTTCAACGCCACCAAGAGCATCGGCATCCCCGCAGTCGCCGGGCCCGGCGGCGCGGCGTGGCCCACAGCCACGACCGGCGGCCCGCGCTCGTCCTCGGGTGCATGTGCGACGACCTGGTCGGCCGGCCTCGCGTCCAGCGCGACCTGCCAATACACGGTCTACACGCTGACTTTCAACAACACCGGCGGCGGCGCGGGCAAGTTCGCGCTGTCGGACACCCTGCCGAGCGGCATGACCTACGTCGCGGGCTCTGCGGTGTGGAGCAGCGCACCGGGCACGGCCCTGGGCGACGGTGTCGACGGCGACCCGACCGGCATCGACTTCGCGGCCAGCGGCAACACGCTGAACGCGGTCGTCGCCTCGCTGGGCCAGAACGTCACGCAGACGATCAGCTTCGTGGTGTTGGTCAACAACACCGCGGCGATCGGCACGTCGACCACGACCAACACTGCCAAGTACAACCCGACGGATTCGCCGGCCGCCACCTCGACGGCGATCGGCACCGTGGGGTCGAGCACCAACCCGGCGGCCTACACGGTCACGGCCAGCTACGGCCTCGCGGTGGGTACGACCCCGTCGACGGCCGCCACTGCGGTCGACACCGTGCCCGGCACGCCCAACGGCACGCCAGCCGACTTGACCACGCAGCCGTCGGTGGTTGCTGGCGGCAGCGTGAAGTTCGGGCAGACCGTGTTCAACACCGGCAATGCGCCCGACACCGTCAACCTGACCATCGCCAACGGCAGCTTCCCGGCCGGGACGAGCTTCCTGTTCTTCGCGGCCGACGGCGTCACGCCGCTGCTCGACACGACCGGTGACGGCGTGCCCGACACCGGCCCGATCGCCGCGGGCGGCAGCGTCGCCATCGTGGTGCAGGCCAACGTGCCGGCGAGCGCGGTGGTGGGCAGCGGGCCGTTCGCCGCAGTGGTCACCGGCCGTTCGTCCGGCGACACGTCCAAGCTCGATGCCACCCGTGACGTCGTCACGGTCGTCATCGGCTCGCTGGTCGACCTGACCAACAGCGCCGCCGGCACCGGTTCGGGCGCCGTCGCCGGCGGTGACTTGGGCCCGGGCCCGAGCCCGCTGCCGACCACCACCAACACGACGGCGGCCGGTACCGGCACGATCTTCACGCTGTTCGTCAAGAACAACGACACGGCCGCCAACGGCTACAGCCTGGCGGCCAGCCAGTCGACCAGCTTCCCCGGCACGTTGCCGAGCGGTTGGACCGTCAAGTTCGTGGCCGCCGGCAGCACCTGCACCGGTGCCGCGCTCACCAGCGTGAGCGTGGCCGCCGGCGCGCAGCAGCAGGTCGATGCCTGCGTCACGCCGCCTGCGACGCAGACGCCGGTGACGGCCCAGAAGATCTACTTCCAGGTGCAGTCGACCGCGGTCGCCTCGACCGGCGTGCTTGTGACCGACACCAAGCTCGACGCCGTGACCGTGGTCGCCGCTGCCACGCTGAGCGCCACGCTGACGCCCAACAACGTCGGCCAGGTCGCCCCTGGCGGCACCGTGGTCTACGCCCACACGCTGACCAACACCGGCAACCAGAGCTGCGGCGCGTACACGCTGACGGCCACGGTGCCGGCGGCCGACGCCACGCTGGGCTGGACCACCTCGATCTACCTCGATGTCAACGGCGACGGCCAGATCGATGCGGGCGACACGCTGGTGACCGGCCCGCTGGCCGGTCCGCTCGCGGTCGGCGGCGCGCAGAAGCTGCTGGTGCGCGTGTTCGCGCCGGGCGGCGCCAGCGCCGGTGCCACCGACCTGACGACCGTGACGGCCACCTTCACCGACCCGGCCGCCAACTGCGGCACGCCGACGGCGACCGACCTGAGCACCGTGATCACCGGCCAGATCCGCGTCCTCAAGACGCAAGCGGCCGACCTCACCTGCGACGGTACGGCCGACGGCGGCGTCTTCGCAGCCACGCCGCTGTCGCTGAAGCCCGGCCAATGCATCGTCTACCAGGTCAAGGCCACCAACGAAGGCACCTCGCCGGTCACCAACATCGCCATCAACGATGCAGTGCCTGCGTACACCAGCCTGACCGGTGCCACGCAGCCGGCCAACCAGTGCGTCGCCACCGGTGTGACCGGCACCGCCCTGGCCTACGCCCAGAGCGCCACCGCCGTGAGCTGCGGCAGCACCGGCAACACCGTGTCACCGAGCGGCAGCGCCACGCTGACCTTCGCGGTGCGCATCAACAACTGA
- a CDS encoding DegQ family serine endoprotease: MNTRLTSTKGLVLALASAGVIGAVGTGAYTSARAVATPPAATAPAAPLVTMPDFSTITQRDGPAVVNISVTGTTKTSFDGTAGMDPDDPMAEFFRRFGGQIGPRGRQQEREVPTRGQGSGFIVSADGTILTNAHVVKDAKEVTVKLTDRREFRAKVLGADEKTDIAVLKIDAKDLPTVALGSTKDLKVGEWVLAIGSPFGFENTVTAGVVSAKGRSLPDDSYVPFIQTDVAINPGNSGGPLLNTRGEVVGINSQIYSRSGGYQGVSFAIPIDVAVQIKDQIVATGKASHARLGVAVQEVNQAFADSFKLDKPEGALVSNVEKGSPGDKAGLRSGDVIRAVDGQPIVSSGDLPAVIGQRKPGSQVTLDVWRQGAREQITAKLGDASEKGSVVAKNDEATGKGKLGLALRPLQPQEKREAEVESGLLIEDAGGPSAMAGVQPGDVLLAINGTPAQSVEQVREVAAKAGKSVALLIQRGGDRIFVPVRIG; this comes from the coding sequence ATGAACACCCGACTGACTTCGACCAAAGGCCTCGTGCTGGCGCTGGCGTCCGCCGGCGTGATCGGCGCGGTGGGCACCGGCGCCTACACCAGCGCGCGTGCCGTGGCGACGCCCCCGGCCGCGACCGCGCCCGCCGCGCCGCTGGTGACGATGCCCGACTTCTCCACCATCACCCAGCGCGACGGCCCGGCGGTGGTGAACATCAGCGTCACCGGCACCACCAAGACCTCGTTCGACGGTACCGCCGGCATGGACCCGGACGACCCGATGGCCGAGTTCTTCCGCCGCTTCGGCGGGCAGATCGGCCCGCGCGGTCGGCAGCAGGAACGCGAAGTGCCCACGCGCGGCCAGGGCTCGGGCTTCATCGTGAGCGCCGACGGCACCATCCTTACCAACGCCCACGTGGTGAAGGACGCGAAGGAGGTCACCGTCAAGCTGACCGACCGCCGCGAGTTCCGCGCCAAGGTGCTGGGCGCCGACGAGAAAACCGACATCGCTGTGCTCAAGATCGATGCGAAGGACCTGCCGACCGTCGCGCTCGGCAGCACCAAGGACCTGAAGGTCGGCGAATGGGTGCTGGCCATCGGCTCGCCCTTCGGTTTCGAGAACACCGTGACCGCCGGCGTGGTGAGCGCCAAGGGCCGCTCGCTGCCCGACGACAGCTATGTGCCCTTCATCCAGACCGACGTGGCGATCAACCCGGGCAACTCCGGCGGCCCGCTGCTCAACACGCGTGGCGAGGTGGTGGGCATCAACTCGCAGATCTACAGCCGCAGTGGTGGCTACCAGGGTGTGTCCTTCGCGATCCCGATCGACGTGGCGGTGCAGATCAAGGACCAGATCGTCGCCACCGGCAAGGCGAGCCACGCGCGCCTGGGCGTCGCGGTGCAGGAAGTGAACCAGGCCTTCGCTGATTCCTTCAAGCTCGACAAGCCCGAAGGCGCGCTGGTGTCGAACGTCGAGAAGGGCAGCCCGGGCGACAAGGCCGGCCTGCGCTCGGGCGACGTGATCCGCGCGGTCGACGGGCAGCCCATCGTGTCGTCCGGCGACCTGCCGGCCGTCATCGGCCAGCGCAAGCCGGGCAGCCAGGTCACGCTGGACGTGTGGCGCCAGGGCGCGCGCGAGCAGATCACCGCGAAGCTCGGCGATGCGTCCGAGAAGGGCAGCGTCGTCGCCAAGAACGACGAGGCGACGGGCAAGGGCAAGCTGGGCCTGGCGTTGCGCCCGCTGCAGCCGCAGGAGAAGCGCGAGGCGGAAGTCGAGAGCGGGCTGCTGATCGAAGACGCCGGCGGCCCCTCAGCCATGGCCGGGGTCCAGCCGGGCGACGTGCTGCTGGCCATCAACGGCACGCCCGCCCAGAGCGTGGAGCAGGTGCGGGAAGTGGCCGCCAAGGCCGGCAAATCCGTGGCGCTGCTGATTCAGCGCGGCGGCGATCGGATCTTCGTGCCGGTGCGCATCGGCTGA
- a CDS encoding LysR family transcriptional regulator → MKDFSLADVRLFIKAVELGGLTLAADVLDVPKASASRQLQRLEASVGHVLLHRGAARFALTEEGRQFFETAVDMLRAVDRAMSSLYADERALTGRLRIAAPTYAGRQLLAAHLPDFMAAHPQLQLSLELGNGHVDLFRDEADVLLRLGREGCEELVARRLATVPMLLCASPAYLGRSAAIVTLSDLAGHAFLIGGAHRRVGEMTVPTVGQPRSIAAATVLHCNDPDLLLALARTGRGIALVPAALAAEALEKGELVAVLPFVPLAEEEINLVFLPGRRNSRKIRAFVEYLLDATQAERPAGIRQIS, encoded by the coding sequence ATGAAAGACTTTTCACTTGCCGACGTGCGCTTGTTCATCAAGGCCGTCGAATTGGGCGGATTGACGCTCGCCGCCGATGTGCTGGATGTCCCGAAGGCCTCCGCATCTCGCCAATTGCAGCGTCTGGAGGCCAGCGTCGGCCACGTGCTGCTGCACCGGGGCGCGGCCCGGTTCGCATTGACGGAAGAAGGGCGCCAGTTCTTCGAGACGGCGGTCGACATGCTCCGTGCCGTCGACCGGGCGATGTCGAGCCTCTACGCCGACGAGCGCGCCCTGACCGGCCGCCTGCGCATCGCCGCGCCGACCTATGCAGGCCGCCAACTCCTCGCCGCGCATCTGCCGGATTTCATGGCCGCCCACCCGCAGTTGCAGCTGTCGCTCGAGCTGGGCAATGGCCATGTCGACCTCTTCCGTGACGAGGCGGACGTGCTGCTGCGACTCGGGCGCGAGGGCTGCGAGGAACTGGTGGCGCGTCGACTGGCCACCGTGCCGATGCTGCTGTGCGCCTCACCGGCCTATCTGGGACGAAGCGCCGCCATCGTCACCCTGTCCGACCTGGCGGGCCACGCCTTCCTGATCGGCGGCGCGCACCGCCGGGTCGGCGAGATGACCGTGCCCACGGTGGGCCAGCCGCGCAGCATCGCTGCGGCGACGGTCCTGCATTGCAACGACCCGGACCTGCTGCTGGCGCTGGCGCGCACCGGTCGCGGCATTGCCCTGGTGCCCGCCGCTTTGGCGGCGGAGGCGCTGGAAAAGGGTGAACTGGTGGCCGTGCTGCCGTTCGTTCCTCTGGCGGAGGAAGAGATCAACCTGGTCTTCCTCCCGGGTCGCCGCAATTCCAGAAAGATCAGGGCGTTCGTCGAATATCTTCTGGATGCAACGCAAGCCGAACGCCCGGCTGGCATCCGCCAAATCTCCTAA
- a CDS encoding ATP-binding protein, protein MSFVPTSPSSLFGSLRARLLLFLLAAIVLAAGAQAFVAYRTVLKEADEIFDYHMQQMALSLRSGLPPSSAVGGIGGAEQNFEFVVQVWTADGVRIFESAEQAALPQIAVLGFADVRARGTTYRVFSMQTRSLVIQVAQDMAVRRQMARALAVRTVMPVALMAPILMLVVWWVVSRSLAPVARVRRQVAARQADDLSPVGEEGLPDEVRPLVQELNLLFERVRHAFDAQKHFVADAAHELRSPLAALKLQVQGLQRANDEATRTLATGRLAAGIDRATKLVEQMLALARHEASVAAGAAAEAVDLPALARLAISDVVAAAQARRIDIGLDQADAAVVQGHPEALRMLLRNLLDNAVKYTPEGGRVDLRIAADDSGVELQVDDSGPGLPVEERERVLDRFYRAGQAQMAQAPGSGLGLAIVKSIADLHGATVVLGASERLGGLRVVVRFPRGR, encoded by the coding sequence ATGAGCTTCGTGCCGACCTCGCCGTCGTCGCTTTTTGGCTCGCTGCGCGCGCGCCTGCTGCTGTTCCTGCTGGCCGCCATCGTGCTCGCCGCGGGCGCGCAGGCCTTCGTCGCCTACCGCACCGTGCTCAAGGAAGCCGACGAGATCTTCGACTACCACATGCAGCAGATGGCGCTGTCGCTGCGTTCTGGCCTGCCGCCGAGTTCTGCGGTCGGTGGCATCGGCGGAGCGGAGCAGAACTTCGAGTTCGTGGTGCAGGTGTGGACGGCCGACGGCGTGCGCATCTTCGAGTCGGCCGAGCAGGCCGCGCTGCCGCAGATCGCGGTGCTGGGCTTCGCCGACGTGCGTGCGCGCGGCACCACCTACCGCGTGTTCTCGATGCAGACGCGCAGCCTGGTGATCCAGGTGGCGCAGGACATGGCGGTGCGCCGGCAGATGGCGCGCGCGCTGGCGGTGCGCACGGTCATGCCGGTGGCCTTGATGGCGCCGATCCTGATGCTGGTCGTGTGGTGGGTCGTCAGCCGTTCGCTCGCACCGGTGGCACGGGTGCGGCGCCAGGTGGCCGCGCGCCAGGCCGACGACCTGTCGCCGGTCGGCGAGGAGGGCCTGCCCGACGAGGTGCGCCCGCTGGTGCAGGAACTCAACCTGTTGTTCGAGCGCGTGCGCCACGCCTTCGACGCGCAGAAGCATTTCGTGGCCGATGCCGCGCACGAATTGCGATCGCCGCTCGCGGCGCTCAAGCTGCAGGTGCAGGGACTGCAGCGCGCGAACGACGAGGCCACGCGCACGCTGGCCACAGGCCGGCTCGCGGCCGGCATCGACCGCGCGACCAAGCTGGTCGAGCAGATGCTCGCGCTCGCGCGACACGAGGCCAGCGTGGCGGCGGGCGCGGCGGCGGAGGCTGTCGACCTGCCCGCGCTCGCGCGGCTGGCCATCTCCGACGTGGTGGCGGCGGCGCAGGCGCGGCGCATCGACATCGGGCTCGACCAGGCCGATGCGGCCGTCGTGCAGGGCCACCCCGAGGCGCTGCGCATGCTGCTGCGCAACCTGCTGGACAACGCCGTGAAGTACACGCCCGAGGGCGGTCGCGTCGACCTGCGCATTGCCGCTGACGACAGTGGGGTCGAGCTGCAGGTGGACGACAGCGGCCCCGGCCTGCCGGTCGAAGAACGCGAACGCGTGCTCGACCGCTTCTACCGCGCCGGCCAGGCGCAGATGGCGCAGGCGCCCGGCAGCGGCCTGGGCCTGGCGATCGTCAAGTCGATCGCGGACCTGCACGGCGCCACTGTCGTGCTGGGCGCGTCGGAACGGCTCGGCGGCCTGCGCGTCGTCGTGCGCTTTCCCCGCGGCCGCTGA